The Henckelia pumila isolate YLH828 chromosome 2, ASM3356847v2, whole genome shotgun sequence genome includes a window with the following:
- the LOC140877060 gene encoding uncharacterized protein yields MFAAYSLNLWDLKHFMVIIKQSATHQAFVYDFQPEDPENILVALAALSGSKVPGVIQVRKIEKLPTTKCRFVGFSRVNAVEAALRFNEGWETELKIGFHDCRDYCQGEFLLT; encoded by the exons ATGTTTGCTGCTTACTCTCTCAATTTGTGGGATCTGAAGCATTTCATGGTTATCATTAAACAATCTGCCACTCATCAG GCTTTTGTTTATGATTTTCAACCAGAGGATCCTGAAAATATATTGGTGGCGCTTGCAGCATTATCCGGTAGTAAAGTTCCTG GAGTTATACAAGTGAGAAAGATTGAAAAACTCCCAACGACAAAATGTCGCTTTGTTGGATTCTCAAGAGTAAATGCTGTAGAGGCTGCCCTCAGATTTAATGAAGGATGGGAGACTGAGCTAAAGATTGGGTTTCATGATTGCAGAGATTATTGCCAAGGTGAATTTCTCTTGACATGA